Within Takifugu rubripes chromosome 20, fTakRub1.2, whole genome shotgun sequence, the genomic segment TGCAGCGGTAGTCTGGGAAGTCTGACTGGGTCAGAACAAAAACCAGTATCCTGAGAGAACTGATCAAACATCAGAACAGTCAGAAACGTTCCTGTTTTCACTCCCGCTGGTGCCGTCCAGACGCTTTTACTTCAGTCGCCTCGTTTGTTTGaatgaaagcaaaataaatgaattctgGCGTGGAAGTCCTGCTGCTCTACAACTTTCCTGTCAGGCGATTGGTTCTGGAAGCTCCTGTACACATCGAGGTAGAACGTGTGGTTTCAGATCAGATGGACGGTCCATCAGGTTTGCTTTTAGGGTCTGAACAcctcgggtcaaaggtcagactgcCATCAATTGTCTTAGGCCAAACAACAGTTTTTACAGcgtaaacaggaagtcactTTTCAGGAAGTGTAAACAACATGTTTTACTAGAagctcacaaacacaacacacctgAGCACATCACAGAACAACAGCAAGAGtagaaagaataaaaagataTCTGTTCTGGTCCAATCTCAAAGCTCCTGACGGGAGCTCCTGATCTTCACTCAGCTCCTGGCGGAGTTTCCTCAGAAAAATCCTCTTTTCGTGCTCAGTTCCTTCAAAAAATGATTAGTAAAATACAATCAGTTTGCTCCTTCCTGAAGGTCGCAGGAAGAACTCCAGCTGCTGTCCAAGAATCGAGAGAGGAAGTGTTTGTTCTGGATCAGAACTTCCGGAGACCGCGTGAGCATGCTCGTTATGCTAACTCGGCTAACACCAACGCAAACATCTGCCAATGCGAACAAGGCAGAACTGGAGTCATTGTGCGAATCCACTGTTTGGAGTAGCTTTCCCCAGTTCTCTTGTGGTTCTGATCCAGGACAAACTGGTTCTCCAGGATGAAAACACCACACAGACCGCTATGAATGTTAGCAGCTAACCAGTTAGATCTGCTACCACAGATACTTCGGTGAGACTTCTTCCCGATAAATGATGGGGAAGCCAATGAAGACGACGAAGGCTGAAGCGACAGTCTGGATGTTGGCGGTGGAGGAGCAACGACTCACTGGCCGTGGGCGGTCTTACTGCCGCCCTCCGACCCCGGGACCAGACCGTTGCTGAGGCCATCTGGACTTGGAGGCCTGGCCAACAGGGACATGGTCTCAATCTTGGAGGAAGGGTCTACAACAGAGAAGCTCTTCTCTGGCAGATGAGTCTGGGTCTGCGTGGTTTTTGGAACGATGGAGGCATGCGGGAGGCCCTCAGCACGCAGGGGGGGCCTGGTGGCGCCGGGACCAGCAGCCGGGACTTTAGAACTCGTTGGTTTGGGGCCCTGTGGCGGTGAGGAGTCGGCGGGCGACTGGTCCTTGGAATTTGATCCATCCTTTTGATGCACCTGCTCATCTTCAGGTGTGGTCTCCTTcgctgagggggcggagcctacGGGCTCAGGTGTGGGGTCTTGCTGAATGCTGCTCTGCCTGGAATTCCCAGATCCCGGAATCTCACAACTGTCGGTACGACGCTTCGAGCCCTCGTGCATACGGCTGGTGGCCACGACGGCCTTCATGGCGGCCTGTTGACACAGACAGACCACACAGAGACGGTGAGTGACCCAGTCGGGGGAGGCGCCGACCACCTGACTCTCAGGTGGTTGTTTGATTCCTACCACGGGCGGTGGCAGTTTTTCCTGCCGCGCTCTACAAGTACATTTGAACTAAATTGGAAATTGGGGCCAATTAGTGGTTCAGAATCCGACAGTTGGATCCTGGTCCTCGGGCCTGAACCAGAACCGGACCTAGCCGCGAGTCTCACCTTGAGTTTGCGGCGAGCGTTGAACTCCTGAAGTTTTCTCTGGGCGGTGTCCATGTGGGAGAAACGAGCCGCCTTCCCCAGGACCCAGGGATGATCCAGGGCCTCCCGGACATTGAGACGCTGACGGGGGTCCAGGACGATCAGCTTACTGACCTGACGGGACAGGACAAATCCATCCCAGTCACAAAGGTCCAGGAAAACTCGAGTCCGTCAAATGTCCTCTGACTCACCAGGTCCTTGGCATTGAGAGACACCTCGTCCCACCACGGAGACACAAACTCGTAGTCGCAGTTGAGGATGCGGCTGTACATGTACTGGTCCCCCCTCGGGTCGAAGAACGGTTCAAAGCCACAGAGCCTAGAGAGAGAGACCAAGGCCTCAGACACCAGTGCCACCAGTGCCACCAGTGCCACCAGTGCCACCAGTGTCACCAGTTCAGAGGTATTCACGAGGAGCCGCCATCCGACCGTCTGGCTACGCGTCGTTTTAGAATCTGACCCACTCAAAGAAACAAGGGCGACAAAAAATCCGCCATAAAGAGGGAAAAACGTTTTAAGATTTAGGGTCTTCCTTCTGGATGTGAACATGTATGAAGTACCGAGGACGTTGCCATGCCAACGCCACCTACCAACGGGCCGACGGGATGGTGGCCCCTCATGAGTGTTTGTGAAATATACCAAAACGCGCAGTCCCAGAgggaaacagcgccccctgctgctgcatTAGTTCCTGTGCTGGGGTCAATTATCTGGATCAATTCTATTTAATattcaaagaaaataaataaataagatgatTAATCAACGTCATCATCAAAATATTTTAACTCAGTttactgcagtgtgtgtgtgtgtgtgtgtgtgtgtgcgtgtgtgtgtgtgtgttaatgcaCTCACAGGATGTAGAGGATGACGCCCACTGACCACATGTCCACTTCAGGGCCGTATGCGTTACCACGCAGGATCTCTGGGGCTACAGCACAGGAGctggtgttagcatgtgttagcatgtgttagccTACAGActgactactgctgctgctactagcAGCGTGTTAGCACGTGTTAGCCTCCAGActgactactgctgctgctactagcagcgtgttagcatgtgttagccTACAGACtaactactgctgctgctactagcagcgtgttagcatgtgttagccTACAGACtaactactgctgctgctactagcAGCATGTTAGCCTCCAGActgactact encodes:
- the si:ch73-60h1.1 gene encoding calcium/calmodulin-dependent protein kinase type IV, whose amino-acid sequence is MPTSRPSSEPAEFWVDGSRRDGTVEEFYTLSSELGRGATSVVYRCEEKETQKAFALKVLKKTIDRKIVRTEIGVLLRLSHPNIIQLKEIFETDTDIALVLELVTGGELFDRIVERGYYSERDAAHVIKQILEAVAYLHENGVVHRDLKPENLLYADLSLDAPLKIADFGLSKIIDDQVTMKTVCGTPGYCAPEILRGNAYGPEVDMWSVGVILYILLCGFEPFFDPRGDQYMYSRILNCDYEFVSPWWDEVSLNAKDLVSKLIVLDPRQRLNVREALDHPWVLGKAARFSHMDTAQRKLQEFNARRKLKAAMKAVVATSRMHEGSKRRTDSCEIPGSGNSRQSSIQQDPTPEPVGSAPSAKETTPEDEQVHQKDGSNSKDQSPADSSPPQGPKPTSSKVPAAGPGATRPPLRAEGLPHASIVPKTTQTQTHLPEKSFSVVDPSSKIETMSLLARPPSPDGLSNGLVPGSEGGSKTAHGQ